Proteins encoded by one window of Catenulispora sp. GP43:
- a CDS encoding carbamate kinase, which yields MRIMVALGGNALLERGEKPDAEIQREHVRRAAAALAPLARDHQLIICHGNGPQVGVLAVESEADPNLSRPYPLDLLVAQTQGMIGYWLVQELQDAGVEQPAVAVLTRVVVDRGDPAFARPTKFIGSGYRRDQAERLAAERGWSVAADGERWRRVVPSPRPLRIPELASITGLLEAGTIVVCGGGGGIPVAEDASGGLVGVEAVVDKDLTAAHLAVELDADRLLVLTDVSAVMRDFGTPQAAPISTLALEDLPDLHLPAGSMGPKVQACGAFTTATGRPSAIGALTEAAAILDGSAGTTIRAHGPTPIEQFGPVAAGSRLVV from the coding sequence ATGCGCATCATGGTCGCCCTCGGCGGCAACGCGCTGCTGGAGCGCGGCGAGAAGCCCGACGCCGAGATCCAGCGCGAACACGTCCGCCGCGCAGCCGCCGCCCTGGCCCCGCTGGCCCGGGACCACCAGCTGATCATCTGTCACGGCAACGGACCGCAGGTCGGGGTGCTGGCCGTCGAGAGCGAAGCCGATCCGAACCTGAGCCGCCCCTACCCGCTGGACCTCCTCGTCGCCCAGACCCAGGGCATGATCGGCTACTGGCTGGTCCAGGAGCTCCAGGACGCGGGCGTCGAGCAGCCGGCCGTCGCCGTCCTCACCCGGGTCGTCGTCGACCGCGGCGACCCGGCCTTCGCCCGGCCGACCAAGTTCATCGGCTCCGGCTACCGCCGGGACCAGGCCGAGCGCCTGGCGGCCGAGCGGGGCTGGAGCGTCGCCGCCGACGGCGAGCGCTGGCGCCGCGTCGTGCCCTCCCCCAGGCCGCTGCGGATCCCGGAGCTGGCCTCGATCACCGGCCTGCTGGAGGCTGGGACGATCGTCGTGTGCGGCGGAGGGGGCGGGATCCCGGTCGCCGAGGACGCCTCCGGCGGCCTGGTCGGCGTCGAAGCCGTCGTCGACAAGGACCTGACCGCCGCGCACCTGGCCGTGGAGCTCGACGCCGACCGGCTGCTGGTGCTCACCGACGTGAGCGCGGTGATGCGCGACTTCGGGACCCCGCAAGCCGCGCCGATCAGCACCCTGGCCCTGGAAGACCTGCCGGATCTGCACCTGCCGGCCGGCTCGATGGGGCCCAAGGTCCAGGCGTGCGGGGCCTTCACCACGGCCACCGGCCGACCGTCGGCGATCGGGGCGCTGACCGAGGCGGCCGCG